AGGCTCGCGGCGATCTTGAGCGCCAGCTCCAGCATCGGGGCGCGGGCCAGCAGCGTGGCGATGCCGAGGCCGGTGAGCCCGGCAGTCACCCCGACCCCCAGCACCACACCGAAGAGATGCGGCAGGGTCGGACGAAAGCCGAACCGCGCGCCGGAGGCGGTGAGCAGGATGACGTTCGGCCCGGGCGAGAACAGGCCAAAGAAGACAAAACCGTAAAGCGGATCGAGCGTCATGCAAGCAGCTCGGCGCGGCTGAGCGCAAAGCCCGAGGCGATCCACCGCGCCTCGAGCCGGCGCAGCGCCGCGCCCAGCGCCGGACCCTGAAGATCCGGCATCAGATCGCGGGGTTTCACGGGAAACACCGCCCCCAGCCCCTTGGCGATCTCGGCGCCGGTATCGGGCGCGACCGGCATATAGAGGCTCGCGGCGCGCAGGGCGGCAATGTCCCAGGCCATGTCTCTGCCATGGCGATAAGCGATCTCCGCCGGGCCCGCATCGGCGGAAATCAGGCTCTGATACAGCTCAAGTTGCCGTTGACGCGCCCGCGACAGGCGCAGCGCCTTGCCGTCGAAATAGCCCAGAACCGCCAGCCGCCGCATCGGATCGGCGGCAAGGCCCAGCGCCTCCTCGACGGTGATCAGCGGCGCCAGCGCCTGGGTCGTGGCATTGGGCAGCACCCGGGTCAGAACGCCCACCTGCTCCATCACGCCAACCGAGGGCGCCGGATCGGCCGCGGAGAGCAGCCGCGTCACCTCCTGCCCCACCCGCTCGCGCGAGAGGGTTTCGAGACCGTCGAGATTGGCGGCAATCCCTGCCAGCGCCTCGGCATCGACCCCGGCCTCGGGGTCGCCATACCAGGCGCTGAAACGGAAAAAGCGCAGGATGCGCAGGTAGTCCTCGCGGATGCGCTCGCCGGCATCGCGGATGAAACGCACGCGCCGCGCCTCCAGATCCGGCAGCCCGCCCAGCGGATCGAACAGCGTGCCGCGCGCATCGGCGTAAAGCGCGTTCATGGTGAAATCCCGCCGCGCCGCGTCCTCGGCGATATCGTCGGAATAGCGCACCACCGCGCGGCGCCCGTCAGTCTCGACATCGGCGCGAAAGGTGGTGACCTCGTGCCCGATCCCTTCGGACACCACGGTCACCGTGCCATGGTCGATCCCGGTCGGAACCGGTTTCAGCCCTGCCGCCTGCGCCAGCTGCACCACCCGCTCGGGCCGGGCATCGGTGGCGATATCGACATCGGCCACCGGCACCCCCATCAGCGCGTTGCGCACGCAGCCGCCGACCGCATAGGCGACGTGGCCGCCGGCTTCGAGCATCGCCAGCACTTCCTGCGTGGAGTCGCAGGTCAGCCAGTCTCCGCCCACCCGTGTCACGCCGCCATCCGTTTGCTCAGCGCCCACAGGATCCGCGCGGTGGCGCCCCAGATGTAGTAAGGCCCGAACGGCACGGTGTAATAGCGCCGCCACTGCCCGCGCCAGCGCCGCTGCTGCACGATGAAGCGCGCCGGATCGGTGACATGGGCAAAGGGCACGCGAAAGATCTCGGCCACTTCGCCGGGCTCGGGAATTTCGGTGAAATCGTCTCTGACAAGGCCCAGAACCGGCGTCATCTCGAAGCCGGTCACCGTCTCATGCGGCGGCAGGGTGCCCAGAAGCTCGACGCTCTCCGGCGGCAGCCCGACCTCTTCGCGCGCCTCGCGCAGCGACGCGCCGACCGGGCCGTCATCGCCCGGATCGACCTTGCCGCCGGGAAAGGCGATCTGGCCGGGATGGTGCTTGAGCCGCGGCGAGCGTTTGGTCAGCAGCAGCTCGAGCCCGTTCTCACCGGGCAGAAAGGCCACAAGCACCCCCGCCGGGCGCAGAATGCGGCCGGCGGGCAGCAGCGTTTCCGGGTTCAGATCGAAATCGGACGACGCCGCGCCGTCCCAGGCCATCGCCCGGCGCAGCGCTGCGATCTGATCCCCGGTTACGCTCACTTTCTGGCCTCGAACCCCACGGTCTCGGGGTCGAGCACGTAATGCGCGCCGCAGAACTGGCAATCGGCGGTAACCGTGCCCTCTTCGGTGGTCATCTTCTCGATATCCCGCGCCGAATAGATCGACAGCGAATTGCGCACGCGCTCCTCGGAGCAGGTGCAGCCGAAACGCACCGGCTGGGCGTCGAAGACCCGCGGCTGTTCCTCGTGAAATAACCGGACCAGAAGATCGGTCGGCGGCAGATCGGGGCCGATCAGCTCCAGCTCGTCCACCGTGTCGACGTGGAAATTCACCCGCCGCCAGTTCTCTTCCTCGTCGCCCTGCACCAGATCCTCGGGCCGCAGCAGCCCGTCCTCACCCGAGCCGCCGCCCTGTGCAAAAGGCGAGGCCTTGGGCATGGTCTGGATCATCAGCCCGCCGGCGCGCCATTCGCCCTGGCCGTCCGCCCCGATCACCTTGCCGAAATTCAGCGCGAAACGGGTGGGCAGCTGCTCGGACTGGGCGAAATAGGCCTCGGCACAGGCCGCGAGCGAACCGCCGGCCAGCGGCGTGATGCCCTGATAGGGGGTCGTGCCCTTGCCCTGGTCGATCAGGATCGCGAAATAGCCCTCTTCGAGCTGGTCGAAGGCCGGGTCGCTGGTCACCTTCTCGGCATCGAAACTGGCATAGGCGCGGATGCGCGCCGGCTGCCCGTCTTTCTCGGGGCCGAAATAATCGGTGGCGATCATCCGCACCGCGCCGCGCGTCTGAACCTGAAGCGAGAGCTTCCAGCGCAGCTTAACCGTCTGCCCGATCAGCGCCGTGAGCAGCGCCATCTCGGCCACCAGCGCCTCGACCGGTTCGGGGTAGTCGTGCTGGCTCAGGACGCCGTTGAGCACCCCGTCGAGCCGCGCAATGCGGCCACGGATGTCCGAAACGTCGAGTTGGAACGGGAGGACGGTGTCGTCCCAGGCGAGTTTGCTGCCGATGGTCATGGGGTTTCCTTATCTGCCGCGCATTGGCATACCGGCGCATATAAGGCAGGACGGCGCAGGAACCAAGGGGAACCGCATGATCGCTCGTTACGGAGAACCGCCCGAAGCCGGGCGCCGCTACACGCTGCGGCCCGGCGCCTATGCGATCCTGCCGCGCGGTGGTGCCCTGCTGGTGACCCATCAGGAAGAGCCCTGGCCGGAATTCCAGCTGCCCGGAGGCGGTATCGACGCGGGCGAATCACCCCTCGCCGCGCTGCATCGCGAGGTGTTCGAAGAGACTGGCTGGCGCATCGCCCGGCCGCTGCGGCTGGGGGTGTTCCGGCGCTTTACCTATATGCCGGAATACGACCTCTGGGCGGAAAAGCTCTGCATCATCTACCGCGCCGATCCGGTCTATCCGCTGGGCGCGCCCTCGGAGGCCGGGCACAGCGCGCACTGGATGGCGCCGGATCTGGCGGCGGAGCTGCTGGGCAACCCCGGCGACCGGGATTTCGTGCGGCGCCACATACTCTGACCTAGCCGACACCCCGGTATTCGACCAGCGCGGCGGAGACGTCATCCTCCAGGCTGGTGCCCGTCCGGGTGATCTGGCTGAGACGCCAATAGAGATCGTCGAGAAACTCCGTCCCCCGCGCGGCACGGCAGAGGCCCGCGAGCTGCTGCAAGCCGTCCTGATCCAGCATCTGCCCGTCCTTCAGCAGCGCCTCGGTGAAGCCGTCGGAATAGAGCAGCAGCCGATCCCCCGGCTCCAGCTCCAGCGTGATCCGGTCATAGTGCACATCGCTGATCAGGCCGATGGGCAGCCCGCCCTCGCCGACAAAGCGCATGCTCCCATCGGCGCGGATGAGCAGCGGCGGCGGATGACCGGCCTGCACGATCCGGGCGACGCCGCTGGCCAGATCCACCGTCACATAGGCCATGGTGAGATAATCCAGCACCCCGGGATCGGCGGAGAGCCGGTTGTTGAGCCGCGCCGCCACCTCCTCCGGCGGGCGGAAGACGGGGTCGGCGCCGCGCCGCTCCAACGCGATGTTCTGATCGGGGAAATCCCCGCCGAGATAACCCGACACCCGCGCCGTCATCAGCGCCGAGGTGATGCCGTGCCCCGAAACGTCGATGCTGTAGACGCCGAGCCCCGCGGCATCGGGGCTGAACATGCCGACCAGATCGCCGCCGACATGGCCGCAGGGTTTCAGCAGCAGGCTGACCGCAGCCGCGCCGTAATCGCGGCTGCGCTCGGGCACCAGCGCCTCCTGGATGGTGCGGGCCTGGCGCAGATCGCGGTCAATGGCATCGGCGGCGGCGCGCAGCTGGTCCAGCGTGTCGCTCAGCTGCCGCTGCATCGACAGGATGCGGGCGCCGGCATTGATGCGGGCGCGCAACTCATCGGCATTGACCGGCTTGGTCAGGAAATCATCGGCACCGGCATCGAGGCCGCGCGCAATCTCTCCCTTCTCGCTCTTCGAGGTGAGCAGGATGAAATAGCCGTAGCTGTAGCTGTCATGCTCCAGCGCGCGGAACCGCCGGCAGAATTCCAGCCCATCCATCCCCGGCATCATCCAGTCCGACAGCACCGCATCGGGCGCCGCCGTCTCGCACAGCGCCAGCGCCTCCTCGCCGCTTTGCGCCTGCCAGACCTCGAACCCCCAGCGCGTGAGCATGGCGCTCAGGATCTTGAGCTGCACAAGGCTGTCATCCACCACGAGCACGCGCTGGACCAGCGCCGCTGCGGAGGCGGCAGAGATATCGACGCTTTCGGGATGCAAGCGGGCTCCTACAGGCGGACAGTTACGCCGGGTTTACCGAGCCTGCGTTAACGGAGCCTTTAGCCTAAAATTGTCGGTAGCCTGCGGAGACAGAAAGGGAATTTTCACTTTTCCGACCTAGCTCTGAAGATCAGGAGGTGCCCGATGATCGACTGGAGTCAGGTGTCAGAACTGCATGACGAAATCGGCGCGGAGGATTTCGACGAGGTCGTGGCGCTGTTTCTGAAAGAGGTCGAGGGCGCGCTGGCCGATCTGCCCGACGAGGCGACAGAGCCCGCCGCGCTTGAGGCGGCGCTGCATTTCCTCAAGGGCAGTGCCCTAAATCTCGGCTTCGACTCGCTCGCCCGCGCCTGTCAGGAGGGCGAATATGCCGCCCGCGCCGGCACGCCGGAGGCGGTGGATCTCGGCGCCATTGTCCGGCTTTACGAAGACAGCCGCGCCGCTTTCCTGCGCGAGCTGCCGGAGCGGCTGGCCGCCTGACTCAGATCAGGAACTGCGCCAGCAACTCGTCATCGGTGATGTCGCGCAGCGTGTAGCCATGGCTGTGCAGCCGGGCGAGCAGCGTTTCGAAATTCGCCGGATCCACCGTTTCGATCCCGAGCAGCACGGACCCGAAATTGCGCGCCGATTTCTTCAGATATTCGAACCGGGTGATATCGTCCTCGGGGCCGAGGAAGTTCAGGAAATCCTTCAGCGCGCCGGGGCGCTGCGGCAGGCGCAGGATGAAATACTTCTTCACCCCGGAATAGCGCTGCGCCCGTTCCTTGACCTCGGGCAGCCGCTCGAAATCGAAATTGCCGCCAGAGGTGACGCACACCACCGTACGACCGCGAATCGACTGGCCGAGATCCTTGAGCGCATCCACCGAAAGCGCCCCCGCCGGCTCCAGCACCACACCCTCGACATTCAGCATCTCCAGCATGGTGGTGCAGAGCCGGTCCTCGCTCACCGTCAGCGTATTGGCGAGGCCCACGCCCTTCAGCCGCTCGAAGGTGCGCGCGCCGATCCGCGCCACCGCCGCGCCATCGGCAAAGGTGTTGACCGTGTCGAGCGTCACCGGCCGCCCCGCCGCCAGCGCGGCGCGCAGGCAGGCGCCGCCCGTGGGCTCGACAAAAGTATATTGGCAGTCATTTCCGAAATAGCTCAGCACACCGGAACCGAGCCCGCCGCCGCCCACCGGGATCACCATGTGATCAGGGGCGTGACCGAGCTGCTGTTCGATCTCCACCGCGACGCTGGCCTGCCCCTCGATCACGTCCTCGTCGTCGAAGGGCGACAGGAAATGCCCTCCCTTCTCGGCGCAGAACGCCTGCGCGGCAGCCAGCGTGTCGTCGAAATAATCGCCGGTCATCACGATCTCGACCGCGTCGCCGCCGAACATCCGGGTCTTCTGGATCTTCTGATCCGGCGTGGTCACCGGCATGAAGATCACGCCCTTCTTGCCGAACTCGCGGCACATATAGGCGACGCCCTGCGCGTGGTTGCCGGCGCTCGCCGCAACAAAAAGCTCCGCCTCCGGACGCTTGCGCATGGCATTGAAGGCGCCTCGCAGCTTGTAGCTGCGCACCGGGCTGAGATCCTCGCGCTTGAGCCAGACATCGGCGCCGAAGCGGTCGCTCAGATGGGCGTTGCGCAAAAGCGGTGTCTCGGGAAAGACACCGCGCATCGCCACCGCTGCGGCGCGGGCCTTGTCGTGAAAGCTGTCCATCCGCGACAGTTGGCGCATCGCTCCGGACAAGGCAAGCCTAGTCGATGCGCCGGCGCTCGATGAAATGGCCGTAAAGCGTGGTCAGCAGCGAGATTCCGAACATCATAACGAACCAGTCGACGACGATGCGGTAGATCAGGCTGATGAAGGAGCTGGTGTCGCCGTCGATCATTGCTGGCAGCCCGATCACGATCTGCGCCGCCATCGAGATCAGCGCCAGCACCAGGATCGCCTTGTCATCCTGTTTCGTCGCCTCCCAGGCGTCGCGCATGCGCAGCGTCTGGCCCAGCGCCGCCGCCGGCAGGATCAGGCCGGTGCGGAAAAACACATAGGACACCAGCCCCGCCATGCCGAAGATCAGCAATCCGGCCAGGCTCGGGATCCCCATGACCATTATCCCGAGGACAGCACCGATCGTCACCAGTGCCAGTCCGATCACCAGCCCGATCATGATCGAGCGCCAAAGATAGGCGCCGAGCTCGGCACCGTGCCAGCGCGGCAGCCAGCCGGCGGGCATCTCTCCGGTCAGCACGTAGCGGTGCCAGCCGACCGCGATCCAGAGGCTTGCCAGTACCGCAAACACCAGCAATATCAGGAGATTGCCGGCGGCTGCCGGGGTCGCCGCGATCTCCTGCGGATCGACCGTACCGCCGCCCCCGGAAAAGATCATGACCTGCAATGCAACCTGAACCAGATAGAGCAGAAGCGAGATCCGCAGCGCCGCCTGGAGATTGTCCAGCACCATCCGCACCGAGTGCATAAAGATCTTCCAGCCCATCGTCCCGCCCGTCTTTTCAGCAATGCTTTCGGCAGGGCTAGCACACAGCGCCCGGCGGTCAACGGGCGATCCTTGCTCCTGACGCCAAAACGCTATAACCCGCCTGCCAGATTTCACGTGAGGAAATGCCCGATGTCCGCGCCCAAGAAAGTTGTCCTGGCCTATTCCGGTGGCCTCGATACCTCGATCATCCTGAAATGGCTGCAAACGGAATATGGCTGCGAGGTGGTGACCTTCACCGCCGATCTCGGCCAGGGGGAGGAGCTCGAGCCCGCCCGCAAGAAGGCCGAGATGCTGGGCGTGTCGGAGATCTATATCGAGGATCTGCGCGAGGAATTCGTGCGCGATTTCGTCTTCCCGATGTTCCGCGCCAACGCGCTTTACGAGGGGCTCTATCTGCTCGGCACCTCCATCGCCCGCCCGCTGATCTCCAAACGGCTGGTCGAGATCGCCGCCGCGACCGGCGCCGACGCGGTGGCCCATGGCGCGACGGGCAAGGGCAACGACCAGGTACGGTTCGAACTGGCGGCCTATGCGCTCAACCCCGACATCAAGGTGATCGCGCCCTGGCGGCTCTGGGATCTGACCTCGCGCACCAAGCTCATCGACTTCGCCGAGAAAAACCAGATCCCCATCGCCAAGGACAAGCGCGGCGAGGCGCCCTTCTCGGTCGACGCCAACCTGCTGCACACCTCGTCTGAGGGCAAGGTCTTGGAAAACCCCGCCGAGCAGGCCCCAGATTACGTGCTGCAACGCACCGTGCCGGTGGAGCAGGCGCCGAACGAGCCCGAATTCATCGAGATCGGGTTCGAGAAAGGCGACGCGGTGTCGATCAACGGCGAGGCCATGTCGCCCGCAACGATCCTCACCAAGCTCAACGAGCTCGGCGGCAAGCACGGCATCGGCGTGCTGGATCTGGTGGAGAACCGCTTCGTCGGCATGAAATCCCGCGGCATCTACGAGACGCCCGGCGGCACCGTCCTGCTCGAAGCGCATCGCGGCATCGAACAGATCACGCTCGACAGCGGCGCCGGCCACCTCAAGGATTCGATCATGCCGCGCTATGCGGAGCTGATCTATAATGGCTTCTGGTTCTCGCCCGAGCGCGAGATGCTCCAGGCGCTGATCGACAAATCGCAGGAACACGTCACCGGCACCGTGCGGCTGAAGCTCTACAAGGGCTCCGCCCGCACCGTCGCCCGCTGGTCGGATCACTCGCTCTATTCCGAGGCACATGTGACCTTCGAGGAAGACGCCGGCGCCTACGATCAGCAGGACGCCAAGGGCTTCATCCAGCTCAACGCACTGCGTCTGAAGCTGCTGGCCGCGCGGAACCGTCGCCTGAAGGGCTGAACCTCCAGCCTTGCGAATGCGTCCCCGTCGGATTTGCCTCCGGCGGGGATATTTTTTGCCAATGGAAGAGCCGGGCGCTTTCCCCTGTTTCCATTGGCTCCAAATATCCCGGGGAGTCCGCGCAACGCGCGGGCGGGGCAGAGCCCCAAACTTCCGGAGGCAGATATGGCAGAGCTACAGGATTTCATCGACGCGCAGAACCAGCACTGGCCCCAGATCCTCGCCGAGCTGCGCGACGGGCGGAAGGTCACCCACTGGATCTGGTATGTCTTCCCGCAACTGAAGATCCTCGGCCGATCGGGCATGGCGCGACATTTCGGCATCTCCGATCTGGAGGAGGCCAGCCGCTATCTCGCCAATCCGGTGCTTGGGGCGCGGTTGCGGGAAACGGCGCGTCTCCTGCTCGACCATGCGGGCGCCGATCCGGAGGATATTCTGGGGCCCGTCGATGCGCTGAAAGTCCGGTCCTGCATGACATTGTTCGAGGCGGTGCCCGATGCGCCAAGTGTGTTCTCGGAGGTTCTTGACAGTCTCTATGCCGGCGCAAGATGTCCCGTCACCCGCGACACGCTGGCATGAATGTGCCGCCCCCCGCGCAAGACACGAGGGGCGGCGCGGAGACCGCGGTAAGGGTTGGAAAGACGGTCTCCGATACCGCTTACGCGAAACGAGATACTCGCTACGGTAAAGCTTATTGCGCGGTGATCGTCGCCATGACGAGATTGCCATCGACGCGGATCGGGCCGTCTTCCTTGGCGCCCAGCGTATATTCGAAACCGCCGGTGGTCATGCCGCCCTCTTCGCCGTGGATCATCAGCATGAGCATGTCACCCGGCGCGACCTCTTCGGTCAGGATCGCGGCCACATCCATGGTTTCACCGGCGCGCAGCGGCGCATAGCCCACCACGGGGCCGGGCTTCATCTCGGCATCGGTGCGGTGCACGACCAGCCAGCCATTCGCAGTCGTGGTCACCTTCTCGGCGCTGACCACGCCATTGGCGACGCTCTGGTCCATGGCCTCGACCATCGGTGCCATGTGGTCGTCGGCGAAAGCAGCGCTGCCGGTGAGTGCGGCAGCGGTGGCGAGAATAAGGGTCTTCATAAGGTCTCTCCTGTTGCTCGGTATGCAAGCGGGCAGCCCCTTGCCACCCGCGATACTTGAAGTCACGCAGACCGGAGAAAAAGAGTTTCAGAAAAAATTTCTTTTTAGATCAATGCACTGTCGCGCATCTTCTCGTAATGCGGCAGCGCTTCGTTTGCCAGGTCCGCCGCCGCGCCGCTCAACTCCGGCAAATCGCCCTCGGGCCCGGCAAAGCCGGTGGAGCGATGCACGGAGCCATACCAATGCGGCGCCCAGGCCCCATCCTGCGCGTGCCCGCCGGCGGGCCAGGACAGCATCGCCGGATCGAAATCCAGCCCGATCGCCTCGCAAAGCGCGCGCAGCTTGCTCTCCGGATCGCGGCGGATAT
The window above is part of the Salipiger abyssi genome. Proteins encoded here:
- a CDS encoding CCA tRNA nucleotidyltransferase, which produces MTRVGGDWLTCDSTQEVLAMLEAGGHVAYAVGGCVRNALMGVPVADVDIATDARPERVVQLAQAAGLKPVPTGIDHGTVTVVSEGIGHEVTTFRADVETDGRRAVVRYSDDIAEDAARRDFTMNALYADARGTLFDPLGGLPDLEARRVRFIRDAGERIREDYLRILRFFRFSAWYGDPEAGVDAEALAGIAANLDGLETLSRERVGQEVTRLLSAADPAPSVGVMEQVGVLTRVLPNATTQALAPLITVEEALGLAADPMRRLAVLGYFDGKALRLSRARQRQLELYQSLISADAGPAEIAYRHGRDMAWDIAALRAASLYMPVAPDTGAEIAKGLGAVFPVKPRDLMPDLQGPALGAALRRLEARWIASGFALSRAELLA
- a CDS encoding CoA pyrophosphatase is translated as MAWDGAASSDFDLNPETLLPAGRILRPAGVLVAFLPGENGLELLLTKRSPRLKHHPGQIAFPGGKVDPGDDGPVGASLREAREEVGLPPESVELLGTLPPHETVTGFEMTPVLGLVRDDFTEIPEPGEVAEIFRVPFAHVTDPARFIVQQRRWRGQWRRYYTVPFGPYYIWGATARILWALSKRMAA
- the hslO gene encoding Hsp33 family molecular chaperone HslO codes for the protein MTIGSKLAWDDTVLPFQLDVSDIRGRIARLDGVLNGVLSQHDYPEPVEALVAEMALLTALIGQTVKLRWKLSLQVQTRGAVRMIATDYFGPEKDGQPARIRAYASFDAEKVTSDPAFDQLEEGYFAILIDQGKGTTPYQGITPLAGGSLAACAEAYFAQSEQLPTRFALNFGKVIGADGQGEWRAGGLMIQTMPKASPFAQGGGSGEDGLLRPEDLVQGDEEENWRRVNFHVDTVDELELIGPDLPPTDLLVRLFHEEQPRVFDAQPVRFGCTCSEERVRNSLSIYSARDIEKMTTEEGTVTADCQFCGAHYVLDPETVGFEARK
- a CDS encoding NUDIX hydrolase — translated: MIARYGEPPEAGRRYTLRPGAYAILPRGGALLVTHQEEPWPEFQLPGGGIDAGESPLAALHREVFEETGWRIARPLRLGVFRRFTYMPEYDLWAEKLCIIYRADPVYPLGAPSEAGHSAHWMAPDLAAELLGNPGDRDFVRRHIL
- a CDS encoding PP2C family protein-serine/threonine phosphatase, which gives rise to MHPESVDISAASAAALVQRVLVVDDSLVQLKILSAMLTRWGFEVWQAQSGEEALALCETAAPDAVLSDWMMPGMDGLEFCRRFRALEHDSYSYGYFILLTSKSEKGEIARGLDAGADDFLTKPVNADELRARINAGARILSMQRQLSDTLDQLRAAADAIDRDLRQARTIQEALVPERSRDYGAAAVSLLLKPCGHVGGDLVGMFSPDAAGLGVYSIDVSGHGITSALMTARVSGYLGGDFPDQNIALERRGADPVFRPPEEVAARLNNRLSADPGVLDYLTMAYVTVDLASGVARIVQAGHPPPLLIRADGSMRFVGEGGLPIGLISDVHYDRITLELEPGDRLLLYSDGFTEALLKDGQMLDQDGLQQLAGLCRAARGTEFLDDLYWRLSQITRTGTSLEDDVSAALVEYRGVG
- a CDS encoding Hpt domain-containing protein yields the protein MIDWSQVSELHDEIGAEDFDEVVALFLKEVEGALADLPDEATEPAALEAALHFLKGSALNLGFDSLARACQEGEYAARAGTPEAVDLGAIVRLYEDSRAAFLRELPERLAA
- the ilvA gene encoding threonine ammonia-lyase IlvA; its protein translation is MDSFHDKARAAAVAMRGVFPETPLLRNAHLSDRFGADVWLKREDLSPVRSYKLRGAFNAMRKRPEAELFVAASAGNHAQGVAYMCREFGKKGVIFMPVTTPDQKIQKTRMFGGDAVEIVMTGDYFDDTLAAAQAFCAEKGGHFLSPFDDEDVIEGQASVAVEIEQQLGHAPDHMVIPVGGGGLGSGVLSYFGNDCQYTFVEPTGGACLRAALAAGRPVTLDTVNTFADGAAVARIGARTFERLKGVGLANTLTVSEDRLCTTMLEMLNVEGVVLEPAGALSVDALKDLGQSIRGRTVVCVTSGGNFDFERLPEVKERAQRYSGVKKYFILRLPQRPGALKDFLNFLGPEDDITRFEYLKKSARNFGSVLLGIETVDPANFETLLARLHSHGYTLRDITDDELLAQFLI
- a CDS encoding argininosuccinate synthase, which codes for MSAPKKVVLAYSGGLDTSIILKWLQTEYGCEVVTFTADLGQGEELEPARKKAEMLGVSEIYIEDLREEFVRDFVFPMFRANALYEGLYLLGTSIARPLISKRLVEIAAATGADAVAHGATGKGNDQVRFELAAYALNPDIKVIAPWRLWDLTSRTKLIDFAEKNQIPIAKDKRGEAPFSVDANLLHTSSEGKVLENPAEQAPDYVLQRTVPVEQAPNEPEFIEIGFEKGDAVSINGEAMSPATILTKLNELGGKHGIGVLDLVENRFVGMKSRGIYETPGGTVLLEAHRGIEQITLDSGAGHLKDSIMPRYAELIYNGFWFSPEREMLQALIDKSQEHVTGTVRLKLYKGSARTVARWSDHSLYSEAHVTFEEDAGAYDQQDAKGFIQLNALRLKLLAARNRRLKG
- a CDS encoding DUF1810 domain-containing protein, with product MAELQDFIDAQNQHWPQILAELRDGRKVTHWIWYVFPQLKILGRSGMARHFGISDLEEASRYLANPVLGARLRETARLLLDHAGADPEDILGPVDALKVRSCMTLFEAVPDAPSVFSEVLDSLYAGARCPVTRDTLA
- a CDS encoding DUF7282 domain-containing protein → MKTLILATAAALTGSAAFADDHMAPMVEAMDQSVANGVVSAEKVTTTANGWLVVHRTDAEMKPGPVVGYAPLRAGETMDVAAILTEEVAPGDMLMLMIHGEEGGMTTGGFEYTLGAKEDGPIRVDGNLVMATITAQ